The stretch of DNA GTGCGAGAGATTCCAAAACGCCTTGTAGTTTTCGGCCTTCTCGTCGTCGTAATCAAGCACCGCCCACGACAGGCCGATGATCGCATTTTCCTTGAGCTGGGACACGACCGCGCGCCCCGGGCCTTCGGCGGGCGCGTAATCGAAGGGCGTGATCCAGAATTCCAGCACCAGCTTGCCGCTCTGGCCGGGGCGGAAACTGTAGCGTTGCGCGGCGTTGGCGTAGGGCAACTCCTTGATCCACGGCTGGCAGCCCCAGACCATCGCCCAGTCCTTACCCTCGGCGGGCGTGAAGATGTGGTAGTTCTGCGCATGAACACCGTGAAAGCTGAAGTGGGCTTCCTCCGGCCGGTCCTTGAAATGCGGATGCATCTGTTTGATGAGCGGCCCGCCGGACAAGTCGCCGTCCACCACCACCTCGAAAATGTCGTTGTGCAAGTCCGTCCGGGCAAAGTCCCAGTAATCGTCGGACGCTTCGTAGAGAAAGTAGAGTTGGTTCAGGCCTTTGACCCAGCCCACGCGCACCTGAACGTCGAGGTCGGTGCGATTGTAGTTTGTCCCATGCCCGCGCACGGTGTCGGAGAGTTGATCCATGCCGATGATGTAATCCTTCGGCACCGTCGCCCAATCATCCGCGTTGCCGTCAATGCGCGGGATTTGATCGGGCGGGAACTGGAAGATCCTGAACTCAACGCCCGAGCGTTCGAGCGCTTGAGCGAGCGGCGCCGCCGCCAGCAGAAAGGCGACGATCTTGATGATCGGCGAAAGTGCGTTCATGGTTTCATTGACGTTCTCACACTTTGTTTCGGCTCCATTCTCCTCAGCATCTGGCTGAAACTATCGTGTTAACTGGATCAGGAAAAAGCTAGGCCCACGCTTCCTTCAAGAAGCGAATAAAATTTCCGTGCATGATCAGCTTCACATCTTCGCCGCTATAACCACGCGCTGAAAACATCGCTGGCAGGCGTGACAAGTCGGCGATTGTTTCCAAGTCGGCGGGTGTTTGTTCGCGACCAAACGCGCCGTCGAGATCGGAGCCGATGCCACAATGTCGCGCGCTTCCGGCCAGTTGGCAGATGTGGTCGATATGATCAAGCAACCGCTCCAGATTCAAGCCGGCGGCTGCCGGCGTGGTCTTGCCGCGCACCCAGGCGGGCACCATCATCCACGCGTCCAACACACCGCCGATGACGGCGCCGCGTTGGATGAGAGCTTTGATTTGTTCATCGGAGAATTGTCGGTTGTGCGGCACCAGCGAGCGACAGTTTGAATGGCTCGCCCAGAGGCGGCCTTGAAAGTGATCGAGCGCTTCCCAAAAACTCTCGTCGCAGAGATGGGTCACGTCAAGGATGATACCGAGCCGCTCCATTTCCCTGAGCAACTCGCGTCCGCGCTGCCCCAGACCGCCTGTAGCGTCCGTGCCCTGCGCATAAGTCCCCGGGCCATAATGGGCCGGTCCAAGCGCGCGGAGCCCTTGCGCGTAAGAACGTTCGAGGTGTTTGAATGTCACGATGGAGTCCGCGCCCTCCAAACTGAGAACGTATCCAATGGGCGCAGGTTGGAGTTCACGCTTTAGCGTGTCCGGACCGGCTGAAGCCTGAACTCCAAGCCCCCAAGCTTGCAAATGCTGCTCCAGTCCGGCGGCATCTTTGATCTGCACCATCTGCCCGGCCTCTTCCATTGCACGATACCAGGCGAGTTGCCCCTGCGTTTGCGCCCACGCCTGTTCCGGCGAATGCCAGCCGCGCAGCGGGTTGCCCGGTTTGACGTAACGGGCGATCTGTGTTGCCACGCACAATCCAATTCCACCGCGCCGCATTTCCGGAAGGGACACCGTTCCGTTTCCCCGATCCGGTTTATCGGTGAGTTCCTTTTCGCGTTGGCGAATCTCATCGATGGGCCGCGTCAAATCGCGATTCCACTCCAGAGCGTTCATCGCGAGGTCAAGGTGGGCGTCGAGGATGAACATGTTGCGGCGAGTTAACCAATCATCGCGTTCAACAACAAAGTAAAAACCAGCGCGACGATCGAAATAATTGTCTCCATCACCGTCCACGTCTTCAAGGTTTGCGTCACGGTCATGTTGAAATATTCCTTCACCAGCCAGAAACCGCCGTCGTTGACATGCGAAAGAATCAACGAACCGGCGCCCATCGCCACCACGACTAATTCCAGATTGACGCCCGGAACGCCGGCCACAACCGGGGCAACAATTCCCACCGCCGTGGTGATTGCCACCGTGGCCGAACCCGTGGCGATCCGGACCAGCGCGGCCACCAGCCACCCAAAGAACAACGGCGATAGGTGCCAGTGACTCGCCTGTTCAGCGATGGCTGCTCCAACGCCGCTGCCGACCAGAATGTCCTTGAAACCACCGCCGGCGCCGATGATCAGAATGACCCCGGCAATTGGCGCCAGACAATCGTTGGTGAAGCCCAGGATTTGTTGTCGTTTGAATCCGCACGCGTAACCCAGCGAGTAAAAGGAAAACAGCGCTGCGATCAGCAACGCGACAATCGGGTGGCCGATGAAGTCAATGACTTGGCGAAAACCGCTGCTCTTGGGAAAGGCGAGATCAACCACGGTGGCCAGCAACATCAACAACACCGGCAGTAAAATCGTGAAGACGGTGATGGCAAACCCCGGCAGGTTTTTCTCTTTCGCCTTTTGGGTGAATTGCGCCGCCAACTCGCCGGAAGCGTCGAGTGGAACGCGCCGCGCCAAAATTATTCCCAGCAGCGGCCCGGCCAGAATCGCCGTTGGAATGCCGACCAGCAGGGAATAAAGAATCGTCTTTCCAATATCAGCCTTGAGGACCTCGATGGCGACCATCGGGCCAGGATGCGGCGGTACCAACCCGTGCATCACGGAAAGTCCTGAGACCAACGGGATGCCGATTTGCAAAAATGGCATCCGGGTCTTTTGCGCCATGATGAACACCAACGGAATCAACAACACCAGCCCAACCTGAAAGAAGACAGGAATGCCGACGATGAACGCGATCACCACCATCGTCCAGTGCACGCGTGACTCACCGAACTGCCGGATCAACGTGACGGCGATGCGCTCCGCCCCGCCCGATTCCGCCATCATTTTCCCCAGCATGTTGCCCAGCCCCAGAATCATGGCGATGGACCCCATCACGCTGCCGACGCCTTCCTGAAACCGTTTCATGATTGCGGGCAACTCCATTCCGCTGGCCAGCCCGATGAACAACGCCGCCAGCACAATAGCGACAATCGAATTCATCTTGAACCGGGCGATGAGAACAATCAGTCCCACCACCGCAATCAGAGTGAACAGCAACAAACTCGTGTTGTGGTTCATGGTTTCACCAACAAATTATTTTTGCGGTCATGCCAGCGCGTGTGTTGTGCGGGCGATCAAATCGTTAGTTTCCGTTCCCGCGCCACGATTCTCCAACGTTGCGTTGCCCGTCCCTCTTCAACCACCACCGCCTCGGAATGCAACGCCACCGTGGGACAGATGTGCCAGGGAATGCCGAAAAGACAATCGCCGACTGCGAACCCATTCGCCTTTGTCGTTTCAACGACGAGATGTTCCTCGCTGTGAGTAATCGCTTTCGCATCCGGCAGATTCAGAAACTGGACGCGCGGATGCGGCATCTCTGCGGCAATCGCTTTATGACCGAGATCAAGGCAAAAGAGGTTGTCGCGCAGCTTGCTGATCACGCGGGTCAACACCAGTGCTGCGTGCAGAAAATCCAGATCGGGCAATTTCGTTGCGTAACCCGCGTCCCAGAAGACGCAAGTTCCAGGACTGCACTCGACATCGGGTCGCCGCGCGTGAATTGGAAAGGTCGGCGTGCCGCCAGCGACGATTCGAGGGACAGGCAGATTCTCCCGCTCCAGTTTGCGACGCAACAACTCGACGGGCGCGAACGCCGACTCGCACGCGGTCGTTCGGGCCGTCAAATCTGGATCGTTGATGTGACCGTCGTAAGCGTGGAAACCACCGGGCTTCAAGGCCGGCAACGAGGAAATGAGCCGGTAGAGGTCAAACGCCTGCTTGCCGTCGGCGACACCGGTCCGGTGCTGGCCGAGGTCGAGGTCAAGCAGCACTTCGAGCCTGGCCGAGGAGCGGGCGGCGGCATCGGAGAGAATCCCGATGGAGGCGGCGTTGTCCGCGAGACAACTGAACCGCACACTGGGAAACCGGGCAGCCAGTTCCAACAGCCGATCCACATTTGGGCCGACGGGTTGATAGGCCAGCATC from Verrucomicrobiota bacterium encodes:
- a CDS encoding GntP family permease codes for the protein MNHNTSLLLFTLIAVVGLIVLIARFKMNSIVAIVLAALFIGLASGMELPAIMKRFQEGVGSVMGSIAMILGLGNMLGKMMAESGGAERIAVTLIRQFGESRVHWTMVVIAFIVGIPVFFQVGLVLLIPLVFIMAQKTRMPFLQIGIPLVSGLSVMHGLVPPHPGPMVAIEVLKADIGKTILYSLLVGIPTAILAGPLLGIILARRVPLDASGELAAQFTQKAKEKNLPGFAITVFTILLPVLLMLLATVVDLAFPKSSGFRQVIDFIGHPIVALLIAALFSFYSLGYACGFKRQQILGFTNDCLAPIAGVILIIGAGGGFKDILVGSGVGAAIAEQASHWHLSPLFFGWLVAALVRIATGSATVAITTAVGIVAPVVAGVPGVNLELVVVAMGAGSLILSHVNDGGFWLVKEYFNMTVTQTLKTWTVMETIISIVALVFTLLLNAMIG
- a CDS encoding PKD domain containing protein, whose protein sequence is MNALSPIIKIVAFLLAAAPLAQALERSGVEFRIFQFPPDQIPRIDGNADDWATVPKDYIIGMDQLSDTVRGHGTNYNRTDLDVQVRVGWVKGLNQLYFLYEASDDYWDFARTDLHNDIFEVVVDGDLSGGPLIKQMHPHFKDRPEEAHFSFHGVHAQNYHIFTPAEGKDWAMVWGCQPWIKELPYANAAQRYSFRPGQSGKLVLEFWITPFDYAPAEGPGRAVVSQLKENAIIGLSWAVLDYDDEKAENYKAFWNLSH
- a CDS encoding membrane dipeptidase, whose protein sequence is MFILDAHLDLAMNALEWNRDLTRPIDEIRQREKELTDKPDRGNGTVSLPEMRRGGIGLCVATQIARYVKPGNPLRGWHSPEQAWAQTQGQLAWYRAMEEAGQMVQIKDAAGLEQHLQAWGLGVQASAGPDTLKRELQPAPIGYVLSLEGADSIVTFKHLERSYAQGLRALGPAHYGPGTYAQGTDATGGLGQRGRELLREMERLGIILDVTHLCDESFWEALDHFQGRLWASHSNCRSLVPHNRQFSDEQIKALIQRGAVIGGVLDAWMMVPAWVRGKTTPAAAGLNLERLLDHIDHICQLAGSARHCGIGSDLDGAFGREQTPADLETIADLSRLPAMFSARGYSGEDVKLIMHGNFIRFLKEAWA
- a CDS encoding D-TA family PLP-dependent enzyme, whose translation is MLATWFPFKNVDDVSSPALLVYPDRIEENIRRMIAIAGGVERLRPHIKTHKLAEVVRMQMNLGITKFKCATIAEAEMAAICGAPDVMLAYQPVGPNVDRLLELAARFPSVRFSCLADNAASIGILSDAAARSSARLEVLLDLDLGQHRTGVADGKQAFDLYRLISSLPALKPGGFHAYDGHINDPDLTARTTACESAFAPVELLRRKLERENLPVPRIVAGGTPTFPIHARRPDVECSPGTCVFWDAGYATKLPDLDFLHAALVLTRVISKLRDNLFCLDLGHKAIAAEMPHPRVQFLNLPDAKAITHSEEHLVVETTKANGFAVGDCLFGIPWHICPTVALHSEAVVVEEGRATQRWRIVARERKLTI